In Tachysurus vachellii isolate PV-2020 chromosome 24, HZAU_Pvac_v1, whole genome shotgun sequence, the sequence TCCCCTGTCATAACTAATCGTGTTGTCTCGTTTGACCCTTACAGATCCGTCCCCACCCCCAGTGCCCTCTGACCTACAGGTCAGTCACATGACCTTTGGATCGGACAGGTCGGTATCGGTGCAGGTGAGCTGGGTGCCTCCAGCAGACCCAGATGTCCCAGTAAACCACTACAAAGTGTCCTGGAGCTTGACACACGGTGAAGGCGGGCACACAATACCGTCCAGTCTGAAGAAGAGAAAGACTATCAGTGGGGTAATTCCTTGGAAATATATCTTTCTTCCATTCTCATTTTCGGGTTCATGCTCCTTCTCTCTGTTGCCCAAAACCTGGTGTAAATCCATCCCTCTAGCTTGAAGCCAGACGATCCACAGCcccccatttttttctttctcgttCGACAAGCCACAACAAATGAAGTATAACAGTGCAAAGAGGCGTAAGATAAACAACTAGAGAGTTTGCCTTTGATCACACAAAGCCTTAAACTGGATGCCAGGATGGTATCACGTTGCATCAAAACCCACTGGCTAAAGGCCGCACTTCACGAGTCTGTCCGGCGCATGGCCAAAAACAGCATATCAATTCTCATTGCGTTTGAGAGTGTGAAATCTCTTAATAACAACCAAATTGTTTTGGTTTGAGTGAGATCATTTTCTaaggagtttgttttttttccctccccagCAATTTTGGCTATGGCAGCAgcaatgtttgtgttttatgtacatgctgcattttttaaagaagGTTTGAGGGGGGATTGTTGACATTTTCACGTTAAacgaatttttttttaataaccactGGATGAACTGGGACACATCAAAACCTCGGTTTAATGCGGAACCTCCCGCGCCGCATTTGAAGCTTCAATTACAAAAGGAAAATGATGCAATTAGGTTTACCAAGGCCATACCGAAATACCGCATACATAAATGTGGAATTACATCATACTGTCATATAAAATACTCATCGATGATCTAAAGGTTGAGCTTAAAAATAACCACATTtaccttctttaaaaaaaaaaacaacctcacAGACACTTCTGTACAATCCTAGTAACCTTGATGAATTCAATACACTCTGAATTTAGCCAATGTGCATAATAATAGTTCATCTTAATAAGTCTGATTTTTCTTTGCTGTAGcaatgttcctgtgtgtgtgtatgcaggatTCTGATTCGGTGGAGCTGGAGGGTTTGAGGGAGGACAGGACTTACACAGTAGAGCTCCAGTCCGTGTCATATTGGGAGCAGCTTCCTCTCAAGAGCTCCAAGTCTATTCTGCGCTTCTcaacacagcaaacaaaaacCGGTGCGTGAGTCACTTGGACGCTTATCGCAAAAGTGACTGGTACATTATAGCTTGCTAAGCGCAGGCATTAGAAGAGGGGCATTTGTACATCGTACAATTGTAACACTTATGTACATATAGCAGTTTTTGTCCCCTTGTGGATCTGGGAAACCTCTGAAAATTTGATTTTTGCGTTAAAGTAGCAGTCAGactgaacacaaataaaattaaagatgaCATTCACTTCTGGCAAACATTTACTTTTGCTTCATgcagagtatatatatatatatatatatatatatatatatatatatatatatatagagagagagagagagagagagagagagagagaaatttgtcCTGTGAAGTCACAAGCCTCGGTCTTACGAGCCAGTAGAAATCGAGTGGCTTTTATTTCTTTGGTTAGTACAATAAAATGGAGAAGCTGTTTATTTCTTACTGTTGCTTGGTGCACATCTGAAAAAACATAGCCTTCTCGTTCACCAACATAACACTAGGGTTTTTGCggtaaaattatattttttctctcagaCTCCTAGGATTTTCTTATTAGCAATGTTGGCACCTCGCGTTTAGTCCTTGTGGATGTGATTTTCTTTTGCTGAAACACAAGCTATAATAAATTACCATAAATTATACTCTTTAAAACATATTGACAAAAAAGATCTTTCTTCTATTCATCAATATTCaccttattaatattatataaactttTGTCGAtcatattcaaatattaatttaattgttaaatatgtaattaaatattaaataaatcttttgaacgtaattttttaacttttatgcATTCGttcattctttatatatatatatatatatatatatatatatatatatatatagttttctCTTCTGCTTCTGTACTTCTTTGTGAAttattaaaagcgctatacaaatagatcaaattaaattgaattcaaatatttattatatttattatctttgatataatcattttttacttttaatttcagAACCCACAGCCAGTCCTGTGCTTCAGAAAGGTCAGTCAGACATTTTGGATGTGGGCACACCGTTCTACCAGGATGGACAACTCCAGGTTCGAGTCTACTGGAAGAAACGAGGTAAGAGAAAAGTGATGGATCATGCCTTTCATCAGTCCTGGCCTTCAGGGGAAAAACCCTGCACCGTGTTTGAAAAGGCTGCTACCTCAAAGCTCAGATCTGCCTTTGTGTAAACAAACTGCTTATCGTAAAGTTAAGGATCCAGATAAAAGGAAGAACAATGGCAGCCTTTCCACTTGGTACAGACGACTATACAAATCAGTGTCATCTTTATCATGTGCTGACATGACTGTCTTTACAGTGCTTACTAAGAAATAGTGACGGTTAGTGACTGATGTTAAACTGACCCTGGAGAGCatattcttttatataataaaaaaaggaccTTCGTTGTGTACTGATCCAGGGACAGAGTTCAAAAATCATTTTTAGATAAAAACTTGGATTCAAATCCAGCGATGATCTTGTAGATCAAATGGATGAGAAACAGATTTAAGTCTTATCACTTTGGTACATTATCAAGATGGCCCCAGTGATGCTAAAAAGACACTGACGCACATCGTAGATTCGGTTTGTACGATGCATATGTTCTGTATTTGGTTTAGTTGAAAGCAGTTTAACTTTCCTTCAAGGCTAAAGCCACCGTGTCTTTTCTTCATCAGACCCGAATGTGAGCCGTTACCGCGTGCAGTGGTTCCCAGAGTTTTGTTCTCATAATGGAACCAGAGTCCAGGAGAAGCTCATTACACAGGTAccatattaatttgttttacctcacatgaatgtacagtacaggtATGACAGGAATTCAACTAGATGAAAAATGACTGCAGGAAACAACAATTGATCACTGCTAGTGAGAAACACTGAAGGGGAACTCTCACCTGCATCAATCACAAACAGCTCCATTTAGCAAACTGAATAGAATTCATTTATAACCCAAAGCACCGGTCGTGATTAGGCGTAGAATATACCTCTTCATGTCATAACCAAGCTCGGTGAGAATATCAAGTCAGACATCAATAGAGACACAAACTGCTGCACGTTCTGGTTTGtgaattctttatttatgtgttGTGTAGGAGAATTATGCCAGCTTACCCAGTCTACAGTTTTCCTGCAAATATAAAGTGATCATCCAGGCTGTTGGGTCCAAGAGTCGAGCACAGGCGGAGATCACCACCTTCTCCACCCCACCATGTGCATCCATTCAGGGAAAGAGCACCAAACCCATTTCCTGCCCTGGAGATCCAGGTTAGTCACCATTAACTCGCACATGAATAAGAATAACAAATTGTCCAAAACAATGTAGGTAAATGAGTCTGTGCTgatttccgtttttttttttttttttcatttgtccattttaattgtttttctcttttcagctGCTCCCGCAAAAGTTCAGGCAAGAGCAGAGAACCTTACTGCAGCCTTCTCGATGCATGACAGCAACGTGACGGCTTTGTTCTCATGGGTGGTAGCTGTAACCCGACCCCCTCAGCAGGTCACGGGTTACCAAGTCACCTGGGCGGACGTCACGGCTGAGAGACGCAAAACCAACCAGGCCAACAGCCTCATATCTCAGTCCCAGATCCTTCCACCAGTGAGTCTGCAATCCAGCTCTACTTTACAGCTTCCTCACTTTGCCGCCAAATGGGTTTTGCCCCACTGCCTTTGTCATATACCTGGGCTGCTTGTTAAACTCACAGAACTGCCTAGCCATGTATTTTAATAGTCAAAAAAGGAGTCTGGATTATAAGTCTTGGTTCACAAGATGGTTGCAGCATGAAACACTTTCTTTCTATTGATTCGGGAGGTCTGCTTTAGGCTGCTTTTACacttggacttttttttttttttctcaaacacCAGCACAAATTTTACACGTAATCCTATGGGAAGCGATCGCAAGGCAAGCAGAATGCGTCCGCCATTAAAAAGCGCTGTCGTCTGCTTATTTTTTTGGCACAGCGGTGCATCCAATCTtgaaaaagttcaacttttatacagtataaaaaaaaaaaacaggatccAAGTGATGTCACATCACAGGGGACAAGCAACGGAAACAAACTAGTAGGATATGATGGTGctggaaaaaatacattttgttagTGATCGAGTATAAGGAGATTAGTACTGGACCGGTATTGAAACATTTTACACAGTGTCATGCCTCATTTTTACTTTGGCTGCTGACTGATAAGTCACTCAAGCAGCTCaggttttttgattttctgATTTTAGTCAGATGTCCTACTCCTCTGTAGAGTTAATAGAGCCAATCTTTCTCATTAATTTTGATTAAATACTAACAAATCCAGGTGAAAATCTGGGCGAGTGGGAAGGCAGCATTAGTTCGTTTGATGAGCtcatgcatacagtacatgtctCATACTGTCACATTGTTGTACCGTGTACCATTTTCATTGCCTCTCTCTGCTGGTCTCCATGCCAGTCGCATCCAGAATGTACTGCTTGTTGCCTTAATGGAATGTTTGCAAGCAAAAGTCCTACTTTACCTGCATCGATTAAGATGAAGCAATAGAAAATGTCGAGTTTAGTCAGCCGTAGTTCAGATGTTCTGTATTTACACTACGTCTACCCTGTCCCTGTTTTTCTTCTCCAGGAAAGGAAAGTTCTCGTTGTCCCCGGCTTGCAGCTGGCGTCTGTCTACAGGCTGGAGGTGGGAGTAATCACTGCTGGAGGTCAGGGCCCAACAACATTCAGAACTTTCCAGACTCCAGGCTATGCTAGGCCTGTCCTACACTACAGTAAGGACCTCACTTTTCTATATCAGGTTATCTTTACATTGTGATGGTCTGTGGGTGGGTTAAATGTTAAGAATCTTGCTTAAACTTTTATCCTTGGGCTTGAGACTGGGACCGAGAACTAAAAGGAAATGAATAGTTAAATAGCTTAGCCTTCAAATGTCAAGAGAAACTCTGTGCACAGATGTGTTCCGTTCTTCTCAATTAACCAAATGCCTGCTCGGTTTCTTCCGTATCTGTAGAACCCAAGGTGAAAAAGCATCATTTGAGGTCAGTCGTAGAACAGCACTGAAGCTTACACTGGAACATACCATCTTAACCCCCCTCCTGAACTCAGCTCCTCAGGAACTCAAAGAACAGAAAGAACCAAAGAACACTGAACGGATCATTCACCGAGAGGATCGGAACGCTGCGAAAACATCTGGCTCTGAGAGAGTTAGGAGAAGGAAATTGTGAAAGCGATTACTTGATCCCTGACGTTCTCGACGAAGGATTTCCATCCACCAGAGAgccagaagaaaaagaaagaacggtggtaaaaacaaaacacagcaactgcgaaaaaaactgtaaagtaATGATCATAAATGGATATGCAACTATAACCTGAGtgagtttttcatttttttctttttttttttcttaattatccCTTGATATTACGTTTCTTTCAATGGCACTTAACCGGGAAAGCAGACCGACTGTTAACCTTCACCTCAGCATaacctgtgtttaaaaaaaaaaaaataaatctgttagtCCAGTGTTGCATGTGGTGAGaagttttgctttgctttgatcCATAAATGAAGTGGACTCGTGAAGTGGTGTGCGACTGCATGTATATTTACCCCCATCATGACTTTCTGATTTGTGGGCATGCACCTTTACTATGTGTCAAATTACAGTTATACAAATTGCGATTCATATTCGCTGTGCTGATTAGCGAttctgattctgtgtgtgtgtgtgtgtgagttcctTGTAAGCGCAATAGGGTTGTTACGGTTTTCACAGTCAGCCAcagtgtatattttttatatagaacAGTGCATCCTCTTACTGTCAAATTATCTCATTTAATAGTGATCGATTGATAAATACAGTGATGGACAACTCCATCACTGTGAGACAaatatttcctttcattttgcaTTGGTTATCACATATTGTGCGAACACTGCAAATTCCAAACCGTAACAATCCTAAAgctcacagtgtgtgtattgttttccATGTGCTGCTCACACCGTGAGATTTTGTCTGTCGTGTAATTCctgtatatattacatgtccttatttatttgtatttgtatttgctaCAACTGTGtaatattggtgtgtgtgtgtgtgtgtgtgtgtgtgtgtgagagagagagagagagagagagaatgtattgTGTATTCCTTCCATCATAAATATCCTCACAAGgagttttgtataaaatagatTTGTAAATTCCCATGGATTTAAAagtgtactgtacatattttttattattaaaaaaaaatccccacacCCTATCTGTATTGTCCCTCAGCAGATATTATTGCTTTTTATTGAACGTGATACAAGTGATGAACTAAAATGCTTTCACTTAAGAAACGTCTATAAAAATTTCCTTACACCTGGAATCCATAATCCATCAGAACGCCGTTCGGAATTGGCACACGAAGATACTGCATTCTTTT encodes:
- the anos1a gene encoding anosmin-1a → MRMMGAAVPVRIILALICGVALGRKQDSSSALNGIFRARCAARCLSLHSARIAHAPTHFQSNGSLGWCQGHKQCAKCLEPCKESWEQRDGSCREPCERVFAKRHGECVTSCEFLRSVMLLKQGECPAPERASGFAAACVESCEEDKECPGHKKCCANGCGHTCQPPRNLYRGAPLKPRKELVFEEMPSGVLEVRWSSKFNVSAEPVLNVLQRRWNYGIHPSEDDATEWEVVAQTSEERVWLADTRPGRWYQFRVAAVNVHGTRGYTTPSRHFRASKDPSPPPVPSDLQVSHMTFGSDRSVSVQVSWVPPADPDVPVNHYKVSWSLTHGEGGHTIPSSLKKRKTISGDSDSVELEGLREDRTYTVELQSVSYWEQLPLKSSKSILRFSTQQTKTEPTASPVLQKGQSDILDVGTPFYQDGQLQVRVYWKKRDPNVSRYRVQWFPEFCSHNGTRVQEKLITQENYASLPSLQFSCKYKVIIQAVGSKSRAQAEITTFSTPPCASIQGKSTKPISCPGDPAAPAKVQARAENLTAAFSMHDSNVTALFSWVVAVTRPPQQVTGYQVTWADVTAERRKTNQANSLISQSQILPPERKVLVVPGLQLASVYRLEVGVITAGGQGPTTFRTFQTPGYARPVLHYKPKVKKHHLRSVVEQH